The DNA region GGAATTTACCCAACCGGGGCGTTACGAATACGAAATACAGGCAGAAATTGAGCATATCTTTCGCTTGCGGGGCGGCGTGGGGCCAGCCTATCCCTCAATTGTGGCATCTGGTGCTAATGCCTGCGTCCTGCATTACATCGAGAACGATCGCCAAATGCAGGATAACGAATTACTGCTAATTGATGCCGGTTGTTGTTATGGCTATTATAACGGAGATATTACGCGCACATTTCCAGTAGGCGACAAATTTACCCCAGAACAAAAGACGATTTACGATTTAGTATTGTCAGCGCAACTGCAAGCTCTAGCCCAAGTCCAACCTGGTAATTCTTGGAACTTAATTCACGATACTGCTGTGCGCGTGCTAGTAGAAGGTATGCTGGATTTGGGAATTCTCCAAGGCAATATCGACGAATTGATTAAAGAGGAAAAATACAAACCTTATTATATGCACCGTACCGGACATTGGTTGGGTTTAGATGTTCACGATGCTGGTATGTATAAGCAAGGCGAAGAAACTTGGCAGATTTTGCAACCGGGACAAATTTTGACAGTAGAACCGGGGATTTATATTGCGCCCAATGTGAAACCAGCCGAAGGACAACCAGAGGTAGATAATAAGTGGCGCGGGATTGGAATTCGCATTGAAGATAATGTGTTAGTTACTGATTCAGGACATGAAGTATTAACTGCGGGAGTTCCTAAATGATGGATTTATTGTTTAAGGTCGATTGGTATAGGATATTCGTTCCGAGTACCTCAGTAGCCGAACTTGTTGTGCGCGGATCGTTGGTTTACTTGATGCTTTTTGCGGTGCTGCGCTTTCTTCCTAACCGCCAACAAGGAACGGTGGGGATTTCAGATTTGCTGGTGGTGGTGCTGTTTGCCGAAGCTGCCCAAAATGCGATGACAAGCAATTATACTGCGATCGCAGATGCTGTTATTCTTGTGGGCACGATCGTCTTATGGAGCTACACTTTAAACTGGCTTGGCTATAAAATTCCTCGCTTTCAGCGCTTCCTCAACCCACCGCCTATGCCGCTGGTAATGAACGGTCGCATCCTACGCGAAAACATGGCACAGCAATTGATTACCCAGGATGAGTTGATGAGCATCCTTCGCAAGCAGGGCGTGCAAAAGCTGAATGAGGTGAAGTTGGCATTTATGGAGTCTGACGGAAGTATCAGTGTAATCGCCCATTCCCAAAAATCTCTGGTTGGGGATGAGACAAAGGAAAGCTAATATTGTTACGAAAAGATTTGCAGAACTTCCTTGAATCACAATCAAGGAAGTTCTGCAATAATCGTGCCAGAGTTGTCGTAAATTCGTAAAAAGCTCTCACTCAAGAGTCTATCGTGAAAGACAATAAGGTTGTAAGCTAAGTCATTGCGAGATGAAGGAACTTTCAATCCTTCAAACCTTTGTAGGTTGTAGGCAACTGTTCCAAGTTCTTGAGTTGGGGCAATCTCACATTGTGCATTAAGCGGACGCCAATTTCCAGTGAGTTCTTGTAAGTTTGTCCCTAAATTTCTCTGGATACTTTTATCACAGAGAGCTAAGATTGCATTCAGCTTGTAGTTGATGGAGAGCATGATGCGCGGCGACCCTTGAACATCAAGAATTCCAGCAGCGGTTTCGACTCTAGTTCTAACCTCTAGAAGGGAGGTTTGTTCGCTGTCAGCTAGGTAGAGTGCCTCAAATGTCTGAGGTGGGTTGTATCTGCCGCCGAATTGAGAGCCAATCGCGGATAAGGGAGCGTCGGCATATTTTTGCTGGATAGAACGAAATGCCACCTCTTCTATGGAGAGTATGGGCGCTCTTTCCAGAACCTTGACAAGTTCGTTACCAGTCAGCATTTGGCAATGAGTTATTCAGGTTGACCAGTTTCCATCGCCCAGATAAGGCTCTCCACAACTTCAATTTTACCCTCTTTTAAGTAGGACATAGGTGTGCGCCCCGCCAGGTCTGGATGTGGGGCATTAAGCCATATTTGAACGTACTCTATTGACCCATCCAGCAGATCCTGCAACCGCAGTATCAGTTTATCGATTTCCTCTTGAAGAAGCTGTGGGTCTGAAATTACCAACGGCTTAATAGTTTTTGCTTGTTCTAATTTCATATAATTTGACTAAAGTGGAGTACTCAACGCATTTATTCTAACTTATGTGTAAGCCTTAGCCGGGGATACCGTGTTCAATCCCCTGAGCATATAATTGTTCCTTGCGGTATATTTTACTCACCCTGCCAGCCACTGTAAGATCGCTCTCGGTGGCATTGTGTGGGTTGGGGTTATGGAAGCGTTGGATCTTTCTTCTTCAAAAGAGGCAAACAAATTTCAGTTCCTTCAGGCTCAATTGCGCGATCGCTGGGAGTCGATCGAAGGATTGGATAATAGCGAGTACGATATCTTGGTAGTTCCTTCCCTCAGCCTGGATCGGCGAGAACTGCTCAAGATTGAGGGTTTCCTTCACTACGAAGAAAGGTTGCTGTTTTCGTTAATTCGGTTGCAAAGCCCTAAAACACGAGTAATTTACGTGACTTCGCAGCCTCTACCGCCGATTGTAATTGATTACTACCTGCAATTGCTCCCCGGCATCCCATTTTCCCACGCACGCGATCGCCTCTTATTATTCTCCACCTACGATTCTTCTACCACACCGCTAACCCAAAAAATATTAGAGCGTCCTCGCTTAATGGAACGCATTCGGCAGTCATTGCGCCTCGAAAAATCCTTTATGATTTGCTACAACTCAACGACCCTAGAGCGAGATTTATCTGTCCAATTAGGCGTACCCCTGCTGGCGGCAGATCCGGATTTGCTTTACTGGGGAACTAAAAGCGGCAGTCGGCAAATCTTTGCTGAGTGCGGCGTTTCCCATCCAGATGGTAGCGGACTTGTTTTGAGTGCAGAAGACCTCGCGGAAGCGGCGGCAGAACTGTGGGAACGCCAACCTTCCTTAGAGAGGATGGTAGTCAAACTTAATGAGGGATTTTCGGGTGAAGGTAATGCAATGCTGGACTTAAAACCGCTCCAGCATAAGGCTCCCGGTTGTGCATCCCACAAAGAAAGAGTTGCTGCTGTTTGCGATCGCTTCCCTTTTTTGAACTTTCAAGCCAAAAATGAAACTTGGTCAAATTTTTCTAGCCGCATCCCAGAGTTAGGGGCAATTGTCGAAGCTTTCATTGAGGGAGAAGAAAAGCGAAGTCCCAGCGTTCAAGGTCGGATTACTCCCACAGGAGAAGTAGAAATTCTCTCCACCCACGACCAAATTTTAGGTGGTTCCGGCGGTCAAATTTACTTGGGTTGCTATTTCCCAGGAGACGAAGCTTACCGCTTGCAGTTGCAAGAAATTGGATTGCGGGTTGGTCGAAATCTTGTCCAAAAAGGAGCGCTAGAACGCTTTGCCGTTGATTTTATCGCCGTTCGCCAACCTGACAAGACAGGTAAGCCGCAGTGGGATCTCCAAGCAATAGAAATCAACCTGCGTAAAGGTGGCACCACCCATCCATTCATGACCCTCAAATTTTTAACTAACGGTCGCTATGACATGGCTACCGGCTTATTCTACAGCCAGCAGGGATGTCCGAAATATTACATTGCCACCGACAACCTACAAAAAGATCGCTATCGGGGTCTGCTACCGAACGATTTGATGGATATCATTGCTCATCAGCGGCTGCATTTCGATACCAGTACGCAGACAGGCACGGTGTTCCATCTCATGGGTTGCCTCTCCGAATTCGGCAAGTTGGGATTAACCAGTATCGGCAATTCTCACCAGCAAGCTAAAGATATTTACAACCGGGTTAATAACGTGCTGGATGAAGAAACGAAACCAACAGCAAAAATTTTATCTTCAGTCAGCAGTGCAGCAGTCAATTAGACATCTCCAGAAATTAAAGGTGCTAACCCTAGAACCCTTGTAGAGACGTTGCATGCAACGTCTCTACATTCTTTGAAAGGAGATGTCTATTAGAAGAATTGCAGATAGCCTCAATCTAACAACCAATAACTGGACAAGGGCAAAAATTCCTTTACTGTCGTGTAGAATCAAGACATTCTGCATCTTCTGTAGCGCTGTTTGTCCCAACTTGGCTTTTCATTAGTTGCTTGTGCATCAACAATCTGTTGCGACTGCTGTCCATTGCATCAATCCGGCTTGCCCGCGTCCCTATCCTCAGAGTATAGGGAACAATTTTTGTAACATTTGTGGCTCGCCGCTGCGGCTCAAAGATCGCTACATTCCGCTAGAAAGGCTGGGATTTGGTGGATTTGCTGCCATCTACGCAGTCTGGGATCTAAAGACGGAAACAGAACGAGTGCTGAAGGTGTTGGTGGAAACTTCTCCTAAAGCTTTGTCGATGTTTGAGCAAGAGGCTCAAGTATTAGGGAGTCTGCGCCATCCGGGAGTACCAAGAGTAGAGCCTGATAGTTATTTTCAGGTGATAGTGGGCGATCGGCCCCAGCGGTTACTACCCTGTCTGGTGATGGAAAAAATATCCGGTCAGACGTTGGAGGATATTCTCAAACACCATCCCCAAGGTTGTCCCGAAGCGTGGGTACTTAACTGGCTTAAGCAGGCGGTGCAGATTTTACGGGAGTTGCACCTGCGTAAGATTATCCATCGCGACATCAAACCGTCTAACCTAATGTTGCGCCAGGGGGGAACCAGGCAATTGGTGCTGATTGATTTTGGCGGCGCAAAACAAATCGGCCCAGTCCATTCCCATTCTCAAGCTAGCTCGACGCGGTTATTTTCGCCCGGTTACAGTCCAGCAGAACAGATTGCTGGGGGTGTGGTGGGGCCGTCTGCCGATTTCTACGCGCTAGGCATGACCTGCATTCACTTGCTGACGGGCAAATATCCTCCCGATCTCGAAGATCCAAATACAGGGCAATTACGTTGGCGTCCTTATGTTAAAGTTAGCCCAGCTTTTGCCGCTCTGTTGGATGATATGGTGCGGCCAGATATGGGTCAACGACCAAGTAATGCCAGAGAAATTATCAAGCGTCTGCGGCATATTTCTCCCAGGCAGATAACGCCAACTGCTGCTGCGGAGTCTGTCTGGAAGATGGTGACCAAATCAGTGGAAATTTGCCTAAATTTTTTGTTGGCGACAATTGCACTGAGTTGGAAATGGTTGAAATGGCTGACTATTTCTGCTTACTATCTCACTATCCAGTTGGTAAAAGCTGGCTTCGGTACGCTTTTGGAGATGGTAGGCGGCGGTATTGGTGCGGGTGTGGGTGCGGGAATTGGCTTTTGGTGGGCCGATCGCTCCTCAAATAATTTTCACCTGCCCAGTCCTATTTTGCAACATTTGCCCCACTGGGTTGCTAATATTGCGATCGCTGCCAGTAAACCGCAGATGATCGTATTTGCATTAGCTGGTTTAGGAACAGCCTGGGGTTTGACCCAGGTAAAAAGTTTGGGTCAGCAGCAGCGGCGATATTTAATAGCCGGAATCATGGGCGTCTTGGGCTATAGTGTTGGGTGGTTAATTTTGCAAAGAGTAGCACCATCAGGAGTAATAGCACCTGACGATCTAGTAATAATGACGGCAGTTGCAGCTTTTACGCTAACTCTCGGATTGGGATTGCCCAGCCACGATTTGGTTCATGCTATATTTACCGCCATTGGCACAGCCAGTTTCTTTGTCGGTTTGGTCACCCTCACCATCAAATTTTTGCCGGTAACTGCTATTTTTGGTTTTTCTGATGCCTTTTTCACTACCCTCAATTGGACTAATTTTGGTTTCTGTATCGCCTTTTTCAGTCTTTTGGGCATCATCCTTGGCTTCTGGTTAGGTATCAGCTATTATTTGTTTGTACCTTTTTTGCGACTATTGGGTTTCCGCTGAGTAGCAAGTAGAAAGAAAAAGTGAAAACAGATACCATTTTTTACCAACTTTTTAAAGAATTTCCCAACATATTCTTTGAGTTAATCGGCAAGCCAGACACCAACCTCAACACCTACGAATTCACCGTCCTTGAAATCAAAGAGCAAGGCTTTCGGTTGGACGGCTTATTTTCAACTTTAGAAGAGTTTTCGACCGAACCAATCTACTTTGTCGAAGTCCAATGTTATAAAGACGAAGAATTTTACGAGCGACTATTCGCCGAAATATTTCTTTACTTCCGGCAATATAAACCAGCCAATCCGTCCTGGTACGCTATAGTTATATACGATCGCCGCAGTAACGAAACCCCATGTCACCCGCGCTATGGCGTGTTAGTGGAGAATCACCTGCGCCGCTTCTACCTAAATGAAATAGAACCCGCCGCCGATGAGTCTCTGGGAACAGGTATCCTGAGATTAATTGTAGAGACTCCCAAAAATACTAGCACCCGCGCTCAAGAGCTAATTAACAAAGCCAGAGTTGAATTGGTAGATGACATTATCCAGCGGCAAGTGCTAGAATTTATAGAAACAATAGTTGTGTACAAATTTCCTAATTTAGGTAGAGAGGAAATAGAAGCCATGCTAGGACTAGATTTACTTAGACAAACCAGAGTTTATCAAGAAGCCAAAGAAGAAGGGATTGAACAAGGGATTGAACGGGGAAAGCTACAAACTAAATTAGAGATGGTGCCTTTGCTACTGGAACTGGGATTAAGCATTCAGGAAGTTTCAGTCCGCTTACAGCTTGATGAGGAAACTGTAAGAAAAGCGGCAGAGAATTAAATTTAGTCTAATAGTATGAGCATAAAAATTATGTCAATGCTCGACCTCATCAGACATACCAAAGTTTATCAAGAAGCCTACGAAGAAGGCAAACTACAAACTAAATTAGAAATGGTGCCTTTGCTACTGGAACTGGGATTAAGCGTTCAGGAAGTTTCAGTCCGCTTAAAGCTTGACGCGGAAACTGTAAGAGAAGTGGCGGAAAATGACTGCTGGTGAAATGATCGAAACGGCATCTCGTCCGATTATTATTGCCCACCGAGGCGCAAGTGGTTTGCGTCCTGAACATACTTTAGCTGCTTATGAATTAGCGATTGATTTGGGCGCTGATTTTATTGAGCCCGACTTAGTTTCGACCAAGGATGGGGTGCTAATTGCTCGTCACGAAAATGAAATATCTAGCACTACTAATGTAGGTGAACATCCAGAGTTTGTCAACCGAAAAACTACTAAACTTATTGATGGGCAAACAGTAAGTGGCTGGTTCGCTGAAGACTTTACTTTAGCTGAAATTAAGACGCTGCGGGCAAAAGAACGTCTGCCATTTCGCGATCGGGCCTTTGACGGCCAATTTCCCATTCCCACTCTGCAAGAAATTATCGATTTAGCTAAGCGCAAAAGTGCCGAAACAGGACGGACTATTGGTATTTACCCAGAAACCAAACACCCGACTTTTTTTGATGCTATTGGGTTATCTCTGGAGGAACCTTTAGTTGAAATCCTCCACGCTAACGGATACAACAAAGCTGACGATCGCATTTTCATTCAGTCCTTTGAAACGACAAATCTCAAACAACTGGATAAAATGACAAATTTGCCGCTAATCCAGTTACTCAGCAATACCGGGAAGCCTTATGATTTGGCAATTACAAACGATGTTCGCACTTATAAAGATATGACTTCCCCTGATGAATTAGCTAAAATTGCTGAATATGCTGACGGAATTGGGCCAGATAAACGTATGATAGTTCCTACAGATGACAACGGGATATTGTTGCAGCCAACATCTTTAATTCAGGATGCTCATGCGGTGGGTTTGTTGGTGCATCCATATACGTTTCGCAATGAAGCGCAGTACTTAGCGCCAGACTACAATCACGATCCAGAAGCGGAATATGAGCAGTTTTTTAATCTCGGTGTCGATGGATTGTTTACTGATTTCCCCGGTACTGCTTTTGGTGCGTTGCAAGCTAATGACAATTTCAGATTTCAGATTTAAAATCGTAAAGAAAAAAGTAAAGTTTTAAAATTCAAAATCTAAAATCTAAAATTATTTTATGACTAATTAGGTTGCATCCGCCGCAGATCGGAAATAATATCCTTAACTGTTTTTGCATTGGGAGATTGAATTTGCTCGAAGATTTCTAAGGTTTGCCGTAAATATACAAGTGCTGTCGTAAAATCTCCCTGGGTGGCTAACAATTGTCCTAACATTCCCATTGTTACCGCTTTTTCCTCGATATCGTCGCTTTGTTCTTTGAGTTCTAGGGATTGTTGATAAAAAGCGATCGCCTCCTCAATTCTACCTAGCTGTTTGTATAGTTCGCCCAACTGATGCAATGTGGCGGCTTTACCTTGGATATCGCCAATGCCTTCTTTGATTTCCAAAGATTGCTGATATAAGTCAGTTGCTTCCTCTAATTGTCCGTGATGAGCATATATAACGGCTAGACAGTGCAATGTGGCGCTTTTACCGTGGATATCGTTGACGCTTTCTTTGAGGGATAGGGACTCTTGAAATAGCGCGATCGCATTTTTAACTTCTCCCTGATTTGCTTTGAGAATCGCCAACTGGTGCAATGTCGCCGCCTTACCCTGGATATCGTTTATACTTTCTTTTAGCCCAATCGACTGCTGACAAAGGGCGATCGCATCCTTAACTTGTCCCTGATTGGCTTTAATCATTGCCAGCGAATGCAGTGTTTGCGCCTGCGTCTCCTCATCGCCAATACTTTTCGCCAGTTTCAGCGATCGCTCGAACAAACGGATGGCTTCCTTAAAATGTCCCTGGTTGGCTTTCAGGGTCGCTACCTGGTATAAAATTGTGGCTATACCCTCCGTGTCGCCGATCCGCTCGTAGATTTTCTGACATTGCTCGTAAAGAGCGATCGCTTCATCGATTTTCCCCTGATTGGCTTTGAGAAGCGCCAGCTGGTGCAATTTCGCTGCCTTACCTTCAGCATCGTTTCTGCGTTCATCGACTTCTAGCGCTTGCTGTAAGAAGGCGATCGCTTGTTCGATTTGTTTTTCTTGGGTGCGGTTAACCATACTTGCAGGTTTTTTTATTAGCGTTTTCAGAATTTGTGTTTATATACAGGACTTATGACTTTGCACGTACCATCACTGTATTGGCTATATATGACGATTCTGTGTATATCCTGTTGATATCGTATGTGATTATTCAATAGTATCAGTCCTGTGATGGAGATTTTGGCACTTTGCTGCTACTTAAGATTATTATAATCTCACGAAATCAGCATCCGCATTTCTTAATCTACTTTTAGCCACCATCGAACCAGCAATTTTAGCTTGGTTCGATGGTGGTTTGAGTGCTGATGTTGATGTGGAACTTATCGACGATCTCAACAATAAGGGCGCAAGGCGATTTGCCGTCATTGGGATGCTTACTAAACAAAGTGCGATCGCCAGCTTCTAAGCGTTATATTAAATAATGTAAAGACTTTTATCAAAAATCAGAGTCAAAAGTAATGGGACTATTCGGAATTGGCAAAAAGGCTACTTTACCTACACCAGAACAAGCTTTGCCGGGACGTGCAGAAACCATGCCAGTCCCCTCCAAACACTATGTTAACGGCAATCCCCTCAAGCCGCCCTTTCCGGCTGGAATGGAAACTGCAATGTTTGGGATGGGGTGTTTCTGGGGCGCTGAACGCAAATTCTGGCAGTTGGAGGGAGTTTACACTACCGCAGTCGGTTACGCAGCCGGGGTCACACCCAACCCCACTTACCAAGAGGTATGTTCGGGAATGACTGGTCATAATGAAGTTTTTCTGGTTGTTTTTGACCCGAAAGTTATCAGTTACGAACAACTTTTGAAAGCCTTCTGGGAAAGCCACAATCCTACCCAAGGTATGCGTCAGGGTAATGACGCTGGCACTCAGTACCGTTCGGGTATTTATGTTTACTCTCAGAACCAGAAAAAGCAGGCTGAAGCATCGCGAGACGCCTATCAGCAAGCCCTCAAGGCATCAAATTACGGGGAGATTACAACTGAGATAATTGATGCGCCTGAGTTCTACTACGCGGAAGGTTACCATCAGCAATATCTGGCGAAAAATCCGGGTGGGTATTGCGGTTTGGGCGGTACAAAAGTTTGTTTTCCCGGTATGGCTGAATCATCGGTGAAGTAGTCAAAGGTATGTTGTTGCGCTTTAGCGCTCTTTTGGCGCTAAAGCAAAGGTATGTTGTTGCGCTTTAGCGCTCTTTTGGCGCTAAAGCGCAACTACGTACCTAAAGAATTATTTCAGCAGATAATTGCTTTGTTGGGTTTCGTTACCTCAACCCAACCTACGAAAGTTCTACGAAAGTTCAAAATTAGAACCTATCGTGACAGTATCTTTTTACAGTCCACTTCAGTGGACTTTTGCTATTAGCCTGCGATTTGAATCGCAGGCGGGCTTTGGGCGCAGATACAAGATCTAGTTTAAAGTTAAGAACTGAGAAAAGCATTATATCAGGTTTCTTTAAAAGAATCGTACAAAACTAAAGTATCAAATTCCCGCCATCCGCTGCACTCTAGCAATGATTTCTCTAACTGTTTCGGCGTCTGGAGATTTGAGGCGCTGCAATATTTCCAGAGATTCCTGCAAATATGGTAATGCTGTGTCAAAATCTCCCCGCCTAGCCAAAAGTTGCCCCAGCATTCCCAAAGTTATCGCCTTACCTTGAACATCGCCAATCCGTTCCTTTAATTCCAGAGATTGCTGATAAAATACGATCGCATCCTCTACATCCCCTCGATTGGCATAGATACCTGCCAGTTGGTGCAACGTCGCCGCCTTACCTTGAACATCGCCAATCCGTTCGTCTAATTCCAGAGATTGCTGATAAAATGCGATCGCATTCTCAACATCCCCTCGATGAACAAGAAATTTTGGCATTGGTGGCGGCGGGTAAAAGCAATCAAGAAATAGCTCAAATATTGTACATTGCTTCGGGGACGGTGCGGGTTCACGTTCACGCGATTTTGCAAAAGTTAGAAGTGCGCGATCGCACTCAAGCCGCCGTTGTTGCCATTCAAAAAGGATTAGTGGCGGAAGAACTGTTAGCAATTAAAAGTTAAAATGTAGGTTGAGGCGCGAGGGACGTGAAACCCAACTTTTTGATGCCAAATCCGCTGTAATCGAACATCTTAGAATTTTGGAAGGAGAAGAGATATGGTTATGATGAAACTCATGGTTATTCCTTATAAAAAATATTCTCATCTTTTAACTGATCTACAGAAAAAGCGTACCCAATTCCTACATTAGCGGATCTTTCAATTTCCTTTGTTAATTCTAGTATTTGATACTGATTGACTATCATTCCATTTATTGGATCAAAGCCACTCAATAAGATATTTCCACCCTTTGGTGTTGAAAGATATTCTATATTCTTTTTAATAACTGAACGGAGTTCAGCAAAAGTTTTTGTCAGTCCTGTTGCTTTCCGTGTAATTATCCCGATTACTTCTGATGTTTCTGGATCAATTAGAGGCCCGCCAGAGTTGCTAGGATTAACGCTAGCATCAACTTGTATGATATTAGCGACTCCACTTTTGTAAAAAGATGAAATTATTCCAGCATGGCATACCAAGTTTAGGTGTTCAAAAGGATAGCCTAAAAATAAAATAGTGTCGCCTATTCGCTTGGTTTTATGGTCGCCAAAAGAAAAATTATATAGATGTTTTTGCTTTAGTTCTGGAATATCAAAAACGCAATAATCATAACTATTCTCTCCTGATGCCGTTACAATGTTCTTTTTAAAGTCGTGATTAGTTAATTGAATTCCATCCAAATGACATTGAGGCTCACTATCAAAAGTTCTAAGAACTATAACAGAAGCCTCTGGTGCTTGGAAAACAACATGATAATTGGTTACTAAATAACCATCCACTATAAATCCTGTCCCCGAAGCTGCACGCTGTCCATTAACTGTAGTATGCACAATATGAAC from Argonema galeatum A003/A1 includes:
- a CDS encoding aminopeptidase P N-terminal domain-containing protein, which codes for MQAEYRQRREQLMAKIGKGTAIFRSATTAVMHNDVEYNFRQDSDFFYLTGFNEPEAVVVLAPHHAEHRFVLFVQPKDPEKETWTGYRVGVEAAKELYGADEAYSIAELDEKLPKYLEKADRIYYHLGRDEKFNDTVLKHWRGLIATYGKRGTGPIAIEDTNFVLHSMRLVKSQAELELMRKAINISVEAHNHAREFTQPGRYEYEIQAEIEHIFRLRGGVGPAYPSIVASGANACVLHYIENDRQMQDNELLLIDAGCCYGYYNGDITRTFPVGDKFTPEQKTIYDLVLSAQLQALAQVQPGNSWNLIHDTAVRVLVEGMLDLGILQGNIDELIKEEKYKPYYMHRTGHWLGLDVHDAGMYKQGEETWQILQPGQILTVEPGIYIAPNVKPAEGQPEVDNKWRGIGIRIEDNVLVTDSGHEVLTAGVPK
- a CDS encoding DUF421 domain-containing protein, with translation MMDLLFKVDWYRIFVPSTSVAELVVRGSLVYLMLFAVLRFLPNRQQGTVGISDLLVVVLFAEAAQNAMTSNYTAIADAVILVGTIVLWSYTLNWLGYKIPRFQRFLNPPPMPLVMNGRILRENMAQQLITQDELMSILRKQGVQKLNEVKLAFMESDGSISVIAHSQKSLVGDETKES
- a CDS encoding RES family NAD+ phosphorylase, whose product is MLTGNELVKVLERAPILSIEEVAFRSIQQKYADAPLSAIGSQFGGRYNPPQTFEALYLADSEQTSLLEVRTRVETAAGILDVQGSPRIMLSINYKLNAILALCDKSIQRNLGTNLQELTGNWRPLNAQCEIAPTQELGTVAYNLQRFEGLKVPSSRNDLAYNLIVFHDRLLSESFLRIYDNSGTIIAELP
- a CDS encoding MbcA/ParS/Xre antitoxin family protein, giving the protein MKLEQAKTIKPLVISDPQLLQEEIDKLILRLQDLLDGSIEYVQIWLNAPHPDLAGRTPMSYLKEGKIEVVESLIWAMETGQPE
- a CDS encoding peptide ligase PGM1-related protein, which encodes MEALDLSSSKEANKFQFLQAQLRDRWESIEGLDNSEYDILVVPSLSLDRRELLKIEGFLHYEERLLFSLIRLQSPKTRVIYVTSQPLPPIVIDYYLQLLPGIPFSHARDRLLLFSTYDSSTTPLTQKILERPRLMERIRQSLRLEKSFMICYNSTTLERDLSVQLGVPLLAADPDLLYWGTKSGSRQIFAECGVSHPDGSGLVLSAEDLAEAAAELWERQPSLERMVVKLNEGFSGEGNAMLDLKPLQHKAPGCASHKERVAAVCDRFPFLNFQAKNETWSNFSSRIPELGAIVEAFIEGEEKRSPSVQGRITPTGEVEILSTHDQILGGSGGQIYLGCYFPGDEAYRLQLQEIGLRVGRNLVQKGALERFAVDFIAVRQPDKTGKPQWDLQAIEINLRKGGTTHPFMTLKFLTNGRYDMATGLFYSQQGCPKYYIATDNLQKDRYRGLLPNDLMDIIAHQRLHFDTSTQTGTVFHLMGCLSEFGKLGLTSIGNSHQQAKDIYNRVNNVLDEETKPTAKILSSVSSAAVN
- a CDS encoding serine/threonine protein kinase, whose translation is MHQQSVATAVHCINPACPRPYPQSIGNNFCNICGSPLRLKDRYIPLERLGFGGFAAIYAVWDLKTETERVLKVLVETSPKALSMFEQEAQVLGSLRHPGVPRVEPDSYFQVIVGDRPQRLLPCLVMEKISGQTLEDILKHHPQGCPEAWVLNWLKQAVQILRELHLRKIIHRDIKPSNLMLRQGGTRQLVLIDFGGAKQIGPVHSHSQASSTRLFSPGYSPAEQIAGGVVGPSADFYALGMTCIHLLTGKYPPDLEDPNTGQLRWRPYVKVSPAFAALLDDMVRPDMGQRPSNAREIIKRLRHISPRQITPTAAAESVWKMVTKSVEICLNFLLATIALSWKWLKWLTISAYYLTIQLVKAGFGTLLEMVGGGIGAGVGAGIGFWWADRSSNNFHLPSPILQHLPHWVANIAIAASKPQMIVFALAGLGTAWGLTQVKSLGQQQRRYLIAGIMGVLGYSVGWLILQRVAPSGVIAPDDLVIMTAVAAFTLTLGLGLPSHDLVHAIFTAIGTASFFVGLVTLTIKFLPVTAIFGFSDAFFTTLNWTNFGFCIAFFSLLGIILGFWLGISYYLFVPFLRLLGFR
- a CDS encoding Rpn family recombination-promoting nuclease/putative transposase yields the protein MKTDTIFYQLFKEFPNIFFELIGKPDTNLNTYEFTVLEIKEQGFRLDGLFSTLEEFSTEPIYFVEVQCYKDEEFYERLFAEIFLYFRQYKPANPSWYAIVIYDRRSNETPCHPRYGVLVENHLRRFYLNEIEPAADESLGTGILRLIVETPKNTSTRAQELINKARVELVDDIIQRQVLEFIETIVVYKFPNLGREEIEAMLGLDLLRQTRVYQEAKEEGIEQGIERGKLQTKLEMVPLLLELGLSIQEVSVRLQLDEETVRKAAEN
- a CDS encoding glycerophosphodiester phosphodiesterase; the protein is MTAGEMIETASRPIIIAHRGASGLRPEHTLAAYELAIDLGADFIEPDLVSTKDGVLIARHENEISSTTNVGEHPEFVNRKTTKLIDGQTVSGWFAEDFTLAEIKTLRAKERLPFRDRAFDGQFPIPTLQEIIDLAKRKSAETGRTIGIYPETKHPTFFDAIGLSLEEPLVEILHANGYNKADDRIFIQSFETTNLKQLDKMTNLPLIQLLSNTGKPYDLAITNDVRTYKDMTSPDELAKIAEYADGIGPDKRMIVPTDDNGILLQPTSLIQDAHAVGLLVHPYTFRNEAQYLAPDYNHDPEAEYEQFFNLGVDGLFTDFPGTAFGALQANDNFRFQI
- a CDS encoding tetratricopeptide repeat protein, producing the protein MVNRTQEKQIEQAIAFLQQALEVDERRNDAEGKAAKLHQLALLKANQGKIDEAIALYEQCQKIYERIGDTEGIATILYQVATLKANQGHFKEAIRLFERSLKLAKSIGDEETQAQTLHSLAMIKANQGQVKDAIALCQQSIGLKESINDIQGKAATLHQLAILKANQGEVKNAIALFQESLSLKESVNDIHGKSATLHCLAVIYAHHGQLEEATDLYQQSLEIKEGIGDIQGKAATLHQLGELYKQLGRIEEAIAFYQQSLELKEQSDDIEEKAVTMGMLGQLLATQGDFTTALVYLRQTLEIFEQIQSPNAKTVKDIISDLRRMQPN
- the msrA gene encoding peptide-methionine (S)-S-oxide reductase MsrA yields the protein MGLFGIGKKATLPTPEQALPGRAETMPVPSKHYVNGNPLKPPFPAGMETAMFGMGCFWGAERKFWQLEGVYTTAVGYAAGVTPNPTYQEVCSGMTGHNEVFLVVFDPKVISYEQLLKAFWESHNPTQGMRQGNDAGTQYRSGIYVYSQNQKKQAEASRDAYQQALKASNYGEITTEIIDAPEFYYAEGYHQQYLAKNPGGYCGLGGTKVCFPGMAESSVK
- a CDS encoding tetratricopeptide repeat protein — protein: MPKFLVHRGDVENAIAFYQQSLELDERIGDVQGKAATLHQLAGIYANRGDVEDAIVFYQQSLELKERIGDVQGKAITLGMLGQLLARRGDFDTALPYLQESLEILQRLKSPDAETVREIIARVQRMAGI